From the genome of Tripterygium wilfordii isolate XIE 37 chromosome 6, ASM1340144v1, whole genome shotgun sequence:
caagttaaaaattgcattgATATTCTCTCAAAGATACAGGCAATGAGGAATTTGACTCTAGAGGAAAATGGATGAATTATAGACAACTAACCAGATCAACAGTTGATGAAAACCTTCGTCCCAAAGAAATCCCCTTGGAAAGAAGGGGCGACTTGGAACAGCCGTGTAAAGCTCAGCAGGCCAATACAAAATGAAATTATCATGAGTTTTAACCTGCACAAATTGATGGTGCACCATATGGCTTTATCAGATGAACAAATTGATGAAAACTAGAAATTAGTACAAAGATTAGCCATCTTGCCAGcaaagagtgaaaaaaaaaaattaacatcaaGAAAAACTGTGCCATTGCACAGTGACTATGCATACCTGCAGGAGCAAATATGCTAACATGAGTCAAGGGAAGATAACAAGCACCTAGCATTTGACGATTTTTATCATCATCACCTACAATCTGCAATCTCTCTATTTTATAGTTTTTTCCCTCCCTCTCttgatatttaattaattaatccccCTTCCCTTATAGACCTCAgaacaacaaaaagaacaatTAATGGGTAAGCGGAAATAAATGATTAATCACTAATTATACAAAATGTAACTCGAAGCTTCTTTGAAGACTCATTACTTTTGTCTATCCATCCTTGCTCCAAAAAGAGAGTTGGAAATGAATTAAAGGATTCTACTCCATTGGACATCAGTGCGTACTTATCTGGcaccaaaaaaaactaaacctTAATCCAAATATCCATTTATCTGGCTCCAACACAAAATAACCTTAAACCCCACCTCCACTCTAACAACTTCCTGTCATATAAAGTATAAGAGTTCATGGTTCCCAAAATATTATGGTCACGTCTCAAAGCGTAACTAAGCCATTCAACCAAGAACCACAGATTAACTATGTAACCAACTTAGCAGCTGGAGACAAGTGCACATGCATTGTATCGCTAAACATGTAGCATTGGTTGATATATCATGCAACGAATTGTATGCTTCTTTAGAAAATCTAGTATCTCATGCGATCATACCAAAATAAGTATAAAACAATCATATTTCACCCAAAACagattaaaaaacaatagagtaTGTTTCTTACATTGGACTTTCCGGGTTGTGAAATTTTTGATTGCCCATAGAAGTAGCCAATACCGCCCAGCATGTTTCCAATAGCAGCCTTACCGACAATCATGGAATCAGAATCACTCTGAACAGACAATATAATGCTCTCAGAATTCTTAGTTTTGAACAGACTAAAGCTCTAAATGCACAGAACTATATTTCAAGTTGAAAGAGGATTCGATTCCTAGTGGAAAACAATAGCTTCTACATATGCAGTATGTCCTATTACTTTCCCTCTGTTAAAGTTTACCTTGTGGAAAATTAATGTGTCATTGCAATCACATCGTAGAGTTTATATCTCACATTCAGTAGCTATTTTCAAGGGGGACTTTTAAAGTGTTAATCAGCAAATTAGTCAAGAATTACACTGAAAAAGAGGAACTTTTAAAGAAATTGATTTCACTATTTTCAAGGATTCCTTTTCCATATCGATAATTCACACTATGATAACACACATGGTAATGTGGAGATGAAAGAAAATCCATACTAGTTATCCCACCACAGCTAGAGGGGCATTTGACTGATAAGATTCTATAAAAGGATGTGCGGGAGACATTATACAACAAGAAAACAAGACTCGTCCAACTTTTGATCTGCTTCATttttacattcatcatcccaagATATCACTCCATATTGCTACGAGCATGGTTCAGATCATTTCTGATATATAAGTTCATCAAGGTGCCTATGTGAGAGATATCTATAGGCACCAACATGTACAAATGCCAATATGATAGATAAACAACAAATACCTTGTCAGCCAAATTAAAGCAGTCTTCAAATTTTCTGTCAAATTCCCTCTGCTTCTCCTCAAGTTGATTCGTTAGCATTACACCTAAAAATCATGTAGTAAAACTAAGAAAACGTCAGGAAAGGAAAACACAGGACTTCAATGCTTAGATGTCAATCCATAATCATTAAGTCAAGGAAAAAGATGTCATATGCATGCAAACATGAGAATATTCTGACTGCCGGCAGGTAAGAAGGCAAAAATGTGGTTTATATAAAAGCTAACCAAACAAAACTAATCAGATGAAATCACAATAAAAGAAACCTGTAAGGCTGTTTACACGGTCTCCAACTCTTGGCTCTTTGTTGTTAGTTCCAGAAACAAAAGCAATATCTGTTCTAAATCGAATCCTACCAGAAATCTGCATGAGAACATACAAATACCAGGAATGAAAATATGAACGACTACAATCATAGATGGGAGAATCACAATCTTGATTAGTGAAGCTCTTACATTTTAAGATAAGCAGCACCATGGCTACATGAACACATACCTGAAAAACTAATATGTTTGGAGAATCATCGGACGAATCAGATAGCAGAAGCCGACCAAACTTCCTCACCTGGTAACATGCATAGATACAAACTGAAGAGTTAAACTTTTTGAGGCAATACAAAGGGAAAACGGTATTGAAAGCAGAGCTGGAAATGGAGATCTAGCGCACTTGAGCCCCAAGATTTTGCTGGACAAGATCTGATAGATTGTGAATATGAGGGGTCTTGAAACCTGAATAGTGGACCTCCAAGTCATCCTGCACCAAGGAAAACACTAGAACTTAGGTCCATATAACATATGACAATGAAAGGGAAGACAAGAACTCAAAATACTTGTGGCATAAATTGACAACTATCAATAAGTGCAGCCAAAGAGAGAATGCACTACTTGTCTTATTATCATCATAACTATTTTGATTTTATAAGTCATCAGATAAACTGAACACAAATGAAAACTCTTGGATTGTTTCCATGGAGACTTGTTGTCCATGCATTACCATTGATTTTAAATGTAGCTGCCAGCCACCAATTTCTGCTCGTGAACCAGTTGCCAGGAGAGAATTATCATGACTGTCTATGATCTCACTGCCCACACTTAGAGCATTTCCATCTTCATCCGCCAAATAGAAAAAAAGATGTGTCGTACTCGATAAATCTTCATCCATTGTAGACCTGAGAATTGACCATGAAAGCGGCATAGACATTTCTAAGTGCATTTATTGGACAACTACAAATTTCAAATGGAATACACCAATTCAGCTCTATAAATAAAGCAAAGTCATCATCAGTAGATCCTGTCAAAgacattaagaaaaaaaaaattgaaaagactAATGGAATCCTTAAAAAGATGTGAAGCTCATATCTTTCAAGAAACTAGACAAAAGTTATTCAACTGACAGTCTTGATACCTAAACTTCAAGAGGATCTCTCTTAGAAGAAATTGTGGGGACTTTAAGGCTAGCTACATACCTTAGGATGTGCACCATTCACGAATGAAAAGTAAAAACGAGCTACAATAAAGAAAgagattgtaaacattgaaacTCATTTGATCTATTTCCGATTGACAACTAATTGTATGATCCCTTTACATTATCCTACTGACTTGCAGCTAATATATTCGAACGTACAGAACTGATAACCAGACCTAGTAAATAACAGCTGCTTGTAATTGACAAGCAAGCAGGTAACTTAGTAATGATACATAGCACTAGGTATCTCCTTAAACAGTCCAATCCTCATGCTTAACAATTACACAAATTCACACAGCCCCAAGATATTTACCAAGAATATACACATGTCACATGTTATTAATAAGGGATATAAATCAAGAAAGAATTGGCATCACATTCTACAACAGTCAAGTGAAGTGAGATTTTCCATGAGTCGGATCAATACAGAATAATAATATGCACTCGTCAGTACTCCCAACAGGTCCATCATTAGTTTGAGTCAGGTTCAGTTTATACATTTTTATTAAAGGAATCTGTTTCTAAATAAGCGTATCATTGTTAAAGCTACATTCGTATTTCTAAAATTTTAACAAGTTTAAAAGGATTAATTGCACCAAAGCGAATGTGACAAAAGCAGGTCAGCAAATTTACTTCTCACTTTGCATGTCGATTCGAAGGGCCCAATCTCCCCCATAGCCGCTACCCTCCCTCTTGGATTTCAAGAAACTTGTCCTCAACATCATCTCTTGGTCAACAAGTACCTGGTGTCCAAAATCACGTCCATTATGGTGTGTCCAACCATATTTTCTCAGCTCATCCGAGTCTTGGCAAACATGCCGCATGAAGTATCGCCCATCCTTTTTACCAATCCACATCAAACCAGCAACCAAAGATTGAGGAGTTCTGCCAGCAATTACAATCAATCACCACAGTATAGTTGTACTCATAATATCAGAGGCAATATAGATGatcaaacaaaaatatgaatgaCAACACAGCACAATCATAGTGGCATACagtaaaaaattcataaaagtaaaaaacaatTATACCGCTATCCTAGAGTTTCGGAGTTTACATGAGTGGAAATTAATTCAAGCCAATCACGTGGATTCTTTAATACCTTTTGATACCCCACCTCAGATGCAACAAAGAATGCCTATTCTTTGGTATCCTTGttgaaataataattatttaagaTATGTCTCAGGCTAGCTTCCCCATTCtggtttataattttttttcttgctctgCAAGTGCTTTAATCGTCAGAAAAATAACGCTCAATTTTAGTCCCAAGTTGCTCACGGCAAACAGTGCCAAAGTAGGTTTGGGAATCACAAAAACGAACGTGATCAACTTCTACTAATCAACAACTATTGCAAACAACGCAATTTATGAATCATACCTTGCACGAATTCCAAGATAAACATGAGGACGATAAGTTCCCCAGTACAAGCTCTCCCTATGATCCCCTTGAAACTGCAAAAACCAATTCTCTGTCTCTTCAAAACAAAATCCACCGATATATAGACACACAGACCACATTCAGTACAATCTGAATAAACAACAGAAGCAAGGCTTACTTACCATGGCAAGGTTCATCACTTTCGGAGCTGGAAATGGCGTAACAACCCTAGGCCGATCGGCTACTTCGACGGGGTTTATGAGAGTGCGAATCACATAGACGATGATCAAGAACGCAAGAATGCCAAGACCGAGCATGAATTTGACGTTAACATTGAATATTCGAATCAAACTTTGATCTCTAGTTCCATCTCTTCTTCGTTTCAGGTTAGGTTTCTTGTGACCGGTAGAATCGTCTTCGCCGGGATCTGTGGATGGCTTGATTCTACCTCGTGCACTTCTTCTACCTCTTCCGGCCATTTTCACGTCAGGAATAATGCAAAATGATGTAACAGTAGCATCGATCGGGGAAAATTCGATTCTGCGCGGCAATCTTTCGGAGGGTCACTTCACTGGAGGCTGATCCTGAACTGCGCAAGGCAACAGAAATTGGAACTTGAAACTGATGATGGAGAGAGACGGAGTCTTAGCCGGGTCAATGTCGGGCCTGGGCTTGGTCTTGGGCCCTTTTTAAATTACTTAACACCTTTTAGCTGTAACCCCGAGGCCCAACTCCCCTAAATGTCCATTAGGACGCTCATTGGGATTGGGCTCGTTCTATTGAAAATAATCTAACCAAACACAGGCATATATTAGTataggacaatgttagagaccccaaaaatttgacccccaaatctatgtggtattaaaatagtcattaattaaaaacacacatatagggtccacttcacatccaacactccactccatattaaatgggggtcttttgggatcactttttgagggtctcaagcattatccattAGTATATTACGAATATGTAACAACCGCAGCTTATGGATCATTCATTATATTAAAGAACCAAGTAAGCAAATGTTGAAAGCTACCAAAGCTCTGATGATCAGGATTCGAATTCCCTCTCtccgtttaaaaaaaagagcTACCAAAGCTCTTATTGGTCATGCAGATCATAGAGTGATATTGGCAACTTTGGAAATAATCGAAGAATTCGaatcttgaaattgaaaaacagaaaaataccAAATGGGTTTTCCCTCCTAGCTTGAAACTTCATTCTTTCCTCCAAACTCCATTGCTTAGACTTACTAACTTGATTATACCAAGAACAATGCTAGAGATCCCAAAAATTTAGCTCCcgaaagtcccccaaatctatgtgacattaaaatagtcattgattaaaaacacacacgtAAGGCCCACTTCATATCCAGCACTCCAAATTAAATTGGGGTCTTTtgagggtcactttttgggagtctcaagcattatccttataCCAAATACTTAGTTCCAAACAAACTCAAACTCAAGAATAAGTCTTAATTAAGCGCACACTTAAACTTGTATTAGTTTTAATTGAGCCAAAACTACTCAACTTGAGTCCGCTCAACTTCAGCCCTTATTGCTATAACCCTCGATCTTAAACGCTAAATCCTAAGAATCCAAGCTAAAAgtataaaacattttttttggatatatgATATAACTCTAAAATCAATCAGTGAGGCGCGCACATACAAAATTTTTCATCTGACAACAgaataagttgggtcaaagcccAACGTGTGACTACAAGAGTGTTGCTCTCAGTGAAAATCAAACTCTAAGAGCAAGTCCAACGGGTAGTGTAAAATAAGTAAAATCTTATTTTAGGTTATGATTTTTCACTTTTAAGCCTTCCAACCGGTTACCAAAAACCTTACTCATTTTCAACTTTTCATTTTTCCTAACTCAAATCTCGGGTATGTGTGATCTTacctatataatattttaactattttttctctctcttatctaTAGCTCCCGCGAACTAAAAACTCTCTTCTTCGCCGCTCCCGCGATACACTCCAACTGACGACCACCGTTCGCGAGAGAGATTGAGGTTTGGATCTGAGTCGGCGGAAGAACAAGAGAGACTGGGGTTCAGATCTGAGTCAGCAAAAGAAGATCCATTGCCGAAGACCTTGTCTGAAGACGAAACAGCGTCCGATCTACTTGCTCTGTCGATCTACAACAGGTCTGTCTTCTACCTCTTCTCATAATCTTTTTGTTTTGAGTGGTTCACCTTCTTCAATCTTGTTGGGTATGGAGGGTTTTGGTCTTCAAATTGATTGTTCAAGAGTATACAATGTTTTGCTGTTTTGTTCTCGAGTTTGTTAATGGTTGCTGTTTTGTTCCGACTGATGAACGTGAGATATTATGAGAGCCATCCATTCTCCATTTGCTTTTCCAGAATCCccaatttctaatttttttcttaaatttgtaATGGTTGTGTTATTCTTTCATTTCTAGTTCTGTTATTTAGCTGATTCTTCTGCAATGATGAGTTCATGAAACAATTCACATGTCAGACTTCAGAGATTCCAGCAATGGAATCAATGAGAAGAGAAATTCATCTTTTCTGAGCAAAAGTATGAACTGTAGCATTTTTTCCCGTGCAaaagtgtttttcttttttgattagtacattcaattttgaaattactTGTATTGGATGATGAGAAAGTGCAAGATTGTAGAAATTCTGCAATTGTAAATTGGAGAATCATTAAAATGACAAGACTTGGCAAATATGGTAATTAAATTTGGTAATGATAGAGAATGGTGGAAATTTTCAGGTGGAAATTTTCCTTTGATGCATCTTTCTTTGTCTTTCATTATTCTTCGTAGATGGATTCACAAAACAATGCTTATTACACCAGTCTTTTAAGTGGAGGATCAACCATCGACGATCCCTTTCTTACCAATGAGCATAGTGAAACTAATGAGGATAGTCCTACCGTGCCTCAATTCACCAATACCCCTTCCATTGCTAGGAGGGGTCAACGGGGAACCAACTTTGCAATTGAGGATGATTTATTGCTCATTTCCGCATATCTTAATACTAGCTTAGATCCGGTGCATGGAAACCAACAAAAGCTAGGCGCCTATTGGGAAAGGATTGAAAATTACTACAATGAAAACAAGCAAGATGTTAATATCGTTCGATCCAAAGTCTCATTGCAGCATCGTTGGAGTACTTTACAAAGAGAAGTTAACAAATTTTGTGGACATTTTGCGAAAATAGATGGAAGACAGCAGAGTGGAGTGACTGAACAAGATAAGGTATTAATATTTATCAATAAGCAATTCCTTTGTTATCTGTCTCACTATCAATTATGGAATCTTCTGATTGTTAATCTGCTGAGAAGCTGGAAACTTTCGCATGCTTTAGTATGATTACTTTGTTATTGTTTTACATGTTATGCTTTACTGCAGCTCCTCTCATACTTTGTAGTAAATTTTCTCAGCAGAAAACTTTCGCATGCTTTAGTATGATTACTTTGTTATTGTTTTACATGTTATGCTTTACTGCAGCTCCTCTCCTACTTTGTAGTAAATTTATGCTTCCTCTGCCTTGGTTTACATGTTGTGCTTCCTCTGCCTTTGTTGACTTcaatatattattttagtttACTTGCATTATTTGCATCGTGCAATTACAGATTATGCAGGCTCAAATAATGTTCAAACAATTGGAAAGTCATTCATTCCAATTCTTACATTGTTGGTATCAACTGAGACATCACCCAAAGTGGATGATGGAGAATTCTTCAAGGAAggccaacaagaaaacaaagaattctAGTCCGCAATCCTCTCCCCCAACAACTCCTGATTCAATAaatctagaagaagatgaaaatgtgCCCAGCACTTTCGATGAGTTAGAGCGACCACTTGGTAGAAAAGCATCGAAAGAACGCCTCCGCAAAGGGAAGACACAAGCTACCAGTGCTTCTACAACTTCTTCagcaatgatgataataaaatttGACGAAGAATGCACAAAAAGAGAAGCCCGATATGAGAGAGCATTCTCACAACAACAAGAATTGATAGAcattgagaagaaaaaatatcgTATCAAAGAAGCAATGGAAGAGGAAAGAATCATGCTTATGGACACTGCTAGCATGCCTCCAGGTTTAGCAACATATTACGAGCGTCGCAAGGCAGAAATATTAGCTAGACAAGGCCTTGATTGAACTCTGAATATGTTAATTTTTAGCTTAATGTTTATATGTATTAAACACTATTTAAGTTCTGACCTCATATGTATGAACTGTGGGTTTAATTATATAATGGATAGTTCCAACTGTTTGTATATGATCTGATTGCATTCATAACTTTTAATATAAGCACTTAAATTACTAGTcaatacaacatatataatttatattgctAATACACCGAATTAAACAAAGCACTCGCACAACATTAAAACAGTAATACAATTCACCACTTGAAGTAGTAGCCTAAACAAAGCACTCGCACAACATTAAAACAACTACTAATATAATTATTCTCCACCATGTAATTGCCAAAGATGTTCAACAAGATCTGCTTGCAATTGAGAGTGACTCTGCCTATTTCTAATACGATAATAAGTGTCAACGTACTCCATAGTTTCAGGTATGAGTGAATGTGAAATATTTGGCGGCGTATACCCCTCAATTGTATCGTAATTGAAATTGATACCATAATGGTCTCTCTCATCCTCAACGATCATGTTGTGTAGTATTACACACGCTCGCATAATATCCGATAAAGTATCAATCTCCCAATAAAGCGCCGGTCCACGCACGATTGCAAAACGGGATTGCAGTACCCCAAATGCTCGCTCAACATCTTTGCGAGCCGATTCTTGAGCTTTAGCAAAGAATTGCCTCTTATTACCTTGTGGAGCTGGAATAGTCTTGACGAATGTTGACCATGATGGATATATACCATCAGCAAGATAGTATCCAATCGAGTAATTGTTGCCATTAATTGTGTAGTTTACTGGAGGAGCACGACCTTCTGCAAGTTCATTGAATAAAGGAGATCGATCCAGCACATTCAAATCATTTAGGGATCCTGGTAAACCAAAAAAGGCATGCCATATCCAGAGATCTTGTGAAGCAACTGCTTCTAAAATCATGGTCGGTTCTTGAATATGACCAGTATACATACCTTGCCAAGCAGTTGGACAATTCTTCCACTTCCAGTGCATACAATCAATACTACCTAACATTCCAGGGAAACCGCGTCTTTCGTTCATAGCTAATAACCTAATCACATCCTCATTGTTTGGCAATCTTAAATATTGTTCATGAAATAAAGCAATAATTGCTCTAACAAACCTTTTGACGCTTTCAATAGCAGTGCTTTTGCCAATCCGTACGTAATCATCTACAGAATCTGCAGATGCTCCATAAGCAAGAATCCTAAGTGCAGCAGTTACCTTTTGAAGCGAAGACAAACCAGGCACGCCAATAGCATCTCTTTTTTGCGCAAAATATGGATCAAATCCTTCGACGGCAGATAAAATTCGGAGAAATAGAGAACGATTCATTCGAAACCTCCTTCGAAATATGTTGGGAGGGTATGTGGGTGTCTCAGCAAAATAATCACGATAAAGTCTTTCATGACCTTCAGCTCGACCACGATGAATTACAGCATGACCTGGCATAGAACCACGGCGTGCAGCTGGAcgatcttcttcctcctccacgaTTAAAGTTGCGAGCAGAGAAAAATCGTCGTTGACAGTATCATCCTCCTCGAGTAACATATTAACCAAATGATTATGGCGAGACATATGGAAGATTATCTACTTGCAAGAAAACAGAGTGTATAAGTGAGACTAGGATTGAAAGTGAAGTGAAGTGAAGTTCATATGGGAAAGTAGCTTATTTATAGCCAAATGCAAATGTGTTGTGGTAGCT
Proteins encoded in this window:
- the LOC120000167 gene encoding mannosyl-oligosaccharide glucosidase GCS1 — encoded protein: MAGRGRRSARGRIKPSTDPGEDDSTGHKKPNLKRRRDGTRDQSLIRIFNVNVKFMLGLGILAFLIIVYVIRTLINPVEVADRPRVVTPFPAPKVMNLAMFQGDHRESLYWGTYRPHVYLGIRARTPQSLVAGLMWIGKKDGRYFMRHVCQDSDELRKYGWTHHNGRDFGHQVLVDQEMMLRTSFLKSKREGSGYGGDWALRIDMQSEKSTMDEDLSSTTHLFFYLADEDGNALSVGSEIIDSHDNSLLATGSRAEIGGWQLHLKSMDDLEVHYSGFKTPHIHNLSDLVQQNLGAQVRKFGRLLLSDSSDDSPNILVFQISGRIRFRTDIAFVSGTNNKEPRVGDRVNSLTGVMLTNQLEEKQREFDRKFEDCFNLADKSDSDSMIVGKAAIGNMLGGIGYFYGQSKISQPGKSNVKTHDNFILYWPAELYTAVPSRPFFPRGFLWDEGFHQLLIWRWDIRICLDIVGHWLDLMNIDGWIPREQILGAEALSKVPEEFVVQHPTNGNPPTLFLVLHELVDGLKKNKFTADESKDIISFLDRAFVRLEGWFHWFNITQSGKQMGSYFWHGRDNMTTRELNPKTLSSGLDDYPRASHPSEDERHLDLRCWMLLAADCIHSIAELFEKENKAGKEYGLTVKLLSDFEILNQMHLDHGYGAYFDFGNHTEKVRLKEMEVGNNYAPQELVREVLEMSELRLVPHVGYVSLFPFMGRIIPSESWILEKQLDLISNRSILWTDYGLRSLAKTSTLYMKRNTEHDPPYWRGPIWMNMNYMILSALHHYSREDGPHRERAKVIYNDLRNNLIRNVVRNYRQTGFLWEQYDQKKGKGKGTRLFTGWTSLVLLIMAEVYN
- the LOC120000610 gene encoding putative nuclease HARBI1; the protein is MLLEEDDTVNDDFSLLATLIVEEEEDRPAARRGSMPGHAVIHRGRAEGHERLYRDYFAETPTYPPNIFRRRFRMNRSLFLRILSAVEGFDPYFAQKRDAIGVPGLSSLQKVTAALRILAYGASADSVDDYVRIGKSTAIESVKRFVRAIIALFHEQYLRLPNNEDVIRLLAMNERRGFPGMLGSIDCMHWKWKNCPTAWQGMYTGHIQEPTMILEAVASQDLWIWHAFFGLPGSLNDLNVLDRSPLFNELAEGRAPPVNYTINGNNYSIGYYLADGIYPSWSTFVKTIPAPQGNKRQFFAKAQESARKDVERAFGVLQSRFAIVRGPALYWEIDTLSDIMRACVILHNMIVEDERDHYGINFNYDTIEGYTPPNISHSLIPETMEYVDTYYRIRNRQSHSQLQADLVEHLWQLHGGE
- the LOC120000519 gene encoding glutathione S-transferase T3-like codes for the protein MDSQNNAYYTSLLSGGSTIDDPFLTNEHSETNEDSPTVPQFTNTPSIARRGQRGTNFAIEDDLLLISAYLNTSLDPVHGNQQKLGAYWERIENYYNENKQDVNIVRSKVSLQHRWSTLQREVNKFCGHFAKIDGRQQSGVTEQDKIMQAQIMFKQLESHSFQFLHCWYQLRHHPKWMMENSSRKANKKTKNSSPQSSPPTTPDSINLEEDENVPSTFDELERPLGRKASKERLRKGKTQATSASTTSSAMMIIKFDEECTKREARYERAFSQQQELIDIEKKKYRIKEAMEEERIMLMDTASMPPGLATYYERRKAEILARQGLD